In Plasmodium reichenowi strain SY57 chromosome 5, whole genome shotgun sequence, the following proteins share a genomic window:
- a CDS encoding rhomboid protease ROM4, whose product MGSNTGFNPKNAEKKRSSIFSDLEIPQGDVKKKASIFNNMEKKKMTIFKKTKGENNEEKKKKNIFNNNNSNNNNNNNNNNNTMKINIFNNNNEKKESFSINGDEKKESFLINKDDEKKESFLKNKDDEKKESFLKNKDDEKKESFLINKDEKKESFLINDDERKISIFSNNEKKKNSIYSDTQSSKREDEKRISIFSDLETSTNIDDISSKRNSQKLSVYGDNKLKKGFLLSPKVDNYGNTIDNINEINDIKIIVTSDENLHTLPSGAVGRRAPLNPFSSPILGKYRRKNKNAKVKVKDPRLNNNPLIGRLTVCISTTAILFWVFFAEMVFNYNTFNGRCISKVLYPIYTENVVHKRQPFFVFLGYGACEYNLDESASNRHFIGSKASDEGWPGDKVEENPDARGYANWDSVNSRVYNLLGGLNTNYIRNYGELYRLFWSMYLHGGFMHILFNVICQIQILWMIEPDWGSIRTALLFFISGVTGNLLSAVCDPCGVTIGSSGSLYGLIGALFTYYIEYWKTIPRPCCVLIFMFLVVMFGIIVGMFGYTDNYAHIGGCIGGLLFGFSTITTVSAADKCTLGERMLVSAPFSWFLSNETKELINAKAKDKKIKGENFRKKQLANKVHKNDALHVAMAVMKNRINDEGRPPCRMKLREWIVRITAASTLIIMWIVLFIYLLNEKAYKSYSPMGQIKFSGVHSCYCCQIVKDKFTYINVNDFYWCFTTEEATRYYCNK is encoded by the coding sequence ATGGGATCTAATACAGGGTTTAATCCGAAAAATGCCGAGAAAAAAAGAAGCAGCATATTTAGCGATTTAGAAATTCCGCAAGGTGATGTGAAGAAAAAAGCTAGTATATTCAATAATATggaaaagaagaaaatgacTATATTCAAGAAGACAAAGGgtgaaaataatgaagagaaaaaaaaaaaaaacatatttaataataataacagtaataataataataataataataataataataatacaatgaaaattaacatatttaataataataatgaaaaaaaagaaagttTTTCAATTAATGgagatgaaaaaaaagaaagctttttaattaacaaagatgatgaaaaaaaagaaagctttttaaaaaacaaagatgatgaaaaaaaagaaagctttttaaaaaacaaagatgatgaaaaaaaagaaagctttttaattaacaaagatgaaaaaaaagaaagcTTTTTAATCAATGACGATGAAAGGAAAATTAGCATATTCagtaataatgaaaaaaaaaaaaacagcATATATAGTGATACGCAATCTTCTAAGAGAGaagatgaaaaaagaattagTATATTTAGTGACTTAGAAACATCAACTAATATAGATGATATATCTTCCAAGAGGAATTCACAAAAATTATCAGTATATGGagataataaattaaaaaaaggtTTTTTATTAAGTCCTAAAGTGGATAATTATGGGAATACaattgataatataaatgaaataaacgatataaaaattattgtaACAAGTGATGAGAATTTACATACGCTACCATCTGGAGCTGTTGGTAGACGTGCTCCTTTGAATCCTTTTTCATCTCCTATTCTTGGAAAATATAGAagaaagaataaaaatgcAAAAGTAAAAGTCAAAGACCCAAGATTAAACAACAATCCTTTGATAGGAAGATTAACAGTATGTATATCAACAACTGCTATATTGTTTTGGGTATTTTTTGCGGAAATGgtttttaattataatacatttaatGGAAGATGCATATCGAAAGTTTTATACCCTATTTATACCGAAAATGTGGTTCATAAGAGACAGCcattttttgtatttttagGATATGGTGCATGTGAATACAATTTAGATGAGTCTGCATCTAATAGACATTTTATTGGTTCTAAAGCATCAGATGAAGGATGGCCTGGAGATAAAGTAGAAGAAAATCCAGATGCTAGAGGATATGCTAACTGGGATTCTGTAAATAGTCgtgtatataatttattagGAGGTTTAAATACCaattatataagaaattatGGGGAGCTATATAGATTATTTTGGTCTATGTATTTACATGGTGGGTTCATgcatattttatttaatgtaATTTGTCAAATTCAAATTTTATGGATGATTGAACCTGATTGGGGATCCATTAGAACAGCTcttttattctttatttctGGTGTAACAGGAAATTTATTATCAGCTGTTTGTGATCCTTGTGGTGTTACTATAGGTTCTTCGGGTTCTTTATATGGTTTAATAGGAGCTTTATTTACGTATTATATTGAATATTGGAAAACGATTCCAAGACCTTGTTgtgttttaatttttatgttcCTTGTAGTAATGTTTGGAATTATTGTAGGAATGTTTGGATATACAGATAATTATGCCCACATAGGGGGTTGTATAGGTGGTCTTTTATTTGGATTTTCGACTATTACAACTGTATCAGCTGCTGATAAATGTACCTTAGGAGAAAGAATGCTTGTGTCTGCTCCTTTCTCTTGGTTTCTTTCAAATGAAACAAAGGAACTAATAAATGCAAAAGCAAAAGACAAAAAAATCAAAGGAGAAAATTTTAGAAAGAAACAGCTAGCTAATAAAgtacataaaaatgatgCTCTTCATGTAGCTATGGCTGTTATGAAAAATAGAATAAATGATGAAGGCAGACCTCCATGTCGCATGAAATTAAGAGAATGGATAGTACGTATCACTGCTGCATCAacattaattattatgtggatagttttatttatttatttgttaaaTGAAAAGGCATACAAATCATATTCCCCAATGGGACAAATAAAATTCTCTGGTGTCCATTCATGTTATTGTTGTCAAATAGTAAAGGATAAATTTACTTACATTAATGTAAATGATTTTTATTGGTGTTTTACAACTGAAGAAGCAACAAGATATTATTGTAATAAGTAG
- a CDS encoding subtilisin-like protease 3, putative, protein MINRQYFIWYIFIFNIINKIYFENIRYVKNYEVVIRKKKNIERGIGNDFAFIRRYYKNRLLSDVSYKNRIKGKNRVDKEGDVKRYDNNNDDNNNNDNKMDNSYNYKNKSIKENKTKIRKEQVPSLDKTYNRNINEKEEIKKKIKDIQRKRLIIHFKEDNTILSSRNYKHIFMKVLSNCGHIEKLTFINFYLYEFPKSINNEDMLLKFCLRLLESRRINVENDYQISHTKQMKSHNKNDDSKNDDNKNNDNKNNDNKNNDNKNDDNKNDDNKNDDNKNNDSKNNDSTNNDNKCDNMNSKNNCIFQIKDKIKDLPNVSPSASTFNSISTSPYTLKVRDRNKYPNDKNHIFKINHSNKNNNNNNNYNYHNNNQSHSSAKYQTQRLNKKIIGTNILDGYDIIQMDEGLNLSHNYELNDVNVCIIDTGIDENHIDLKDNIIEKKTFMKHSDKKYNINSINNIESSDNIESSDNIESSDNIESSDNINSINNIESCDNINSINNIEGSDNNVHTMLRNKLYLEKKKECCNYNTSNDGHGHGTFIAGIIAGNSPEGKKGIKGISKKAKLIICKALNNNNAGYISDILECFNFCAKKKARIINASFASTTHYPSLFQALKELQDKDILVISSSGNCSSNSKCKQAFQECNLNIQKLYPAAYSADLRNIISVSNIIQQSNGNIVLSPDSCYSPNYVHLAAPGGNIISAFPNNKYAISSGTSFSAAVITGLASLVLSINSNLTSQQVIELFKKSIVQTKSLENKVKWGGFINVYDLVRLTIDSLPKHKDE, encoded by the coding sequence aTGATAAATAGACAGTATTTTATTtggtatatttttatttttaatataataaacaaaatatattttgaaaatataagaTATGTAAAAAACTATGAGGTGGTGATaaggaagaaaaaaaatatagaaagGGGCATAGGAAATGATTTTGCATTTATAAGgagatattataaaaacagACTTTTGAGTGATGTGTCTTATAAAAATAGGattaaaggaaaaaatagaGTGGATAAAGAGGGAGATGTGAAAAgatatgataataataatgatgataataataataatgataacaaAATGGATAATTcgtataattataaaaataagagtattaaggaaaataaaacCAAAATAAGAAAGGAGCAAGTTCCTTCCTTAGATAAAACATACAATAGgaatataaatgaaaaagaagaaataaagaagaaaataaaagatatacaACGAAAAAGGTTGATTATCCATTTTAAAGAAGATAATACTATATTAAGCTCaagaaattataaacaCATTTTTATGAAGGTACTTTCTAATTGTGGACatattgaaaaattaacttttattaatttttatttatatgaatttcCTAAATCTATAAATAACGAAGATATGCTTTTGAAATTTTGTCTTCGATTATTAGAAAGTAGAAGAATTAACGTTGAGAATGATTACCAAATAAGCCATACTAAACAAATGAAAAgtcataataaaaatgatgatagtaaaaatgatgataataaaaataatgataataaaaataatgataataaaaataatgataataaaaatgatgataataaaaatgatgataataaaaatgatgataataaaaataatgatagtaaaaataatgatagtacaaataatgataataaatgtGACAATATGAACAGTAAGAATAATTGTATCTTTCAAATTAAAGACAAGATAAAGGATCTGCCGAACGTGTCTCCTTCTGCATCTACATTTAATTCTATATCTACATCTCCATATACACTGAAAGTAAGAGATAGAAACAAATATCCGAATGataaaaatcatatatttaaaattaatcatagtaataaaaataataataataataataattataattatcataataataatcagAGTCATAGTTCGGCCAAATACCAAACGCAAAGattaaataagaaaattatCGGAACGAATATTTTAGATGGTTATGATATTATACAGATGGACGAAGGTTTGAATTTATCACATAACTATGAGCTTAATGATGTTAATGTTTGTATTATAGATACAGGAATTGATGAGAATCATATAGATTTGaaagataatattatagaaAAGAAGACGTTTATGAAACACAGCgacaaaaaatataatattaatagtattaataatattgaaagtagtgataatattgaaagtagtgataatattgaaagtagtgataatattgaaagtagtgataatattaatagtattaataatattgaaagttgtgataatattaatagtattaataatattgaaggtagtgataataatgtaCATACTATGTTACGtaacaaattatatttggaaaaaaaaaaagaatgtTGTAATTATAATACTTCTAATGATGGACATGGACATGGCACATTTATTGCTGGTATAATAGCAGGTAACTCTCCTGAAGgaaaaaaaggaattaAAGGTATTAGTAAGAAAGcaaaattaattatatgtaaagctttaaataataacaatgCTGGTTATATTAGCGATATATTAGAATGCTTTAATTTCTGTgctaaaaaaaaagcaagaataataaatgcTAGTTTTGCTAGTACTACACATTACCCATCTTTATTTCAAGCTTTAAAAGAATTACAAGATAAAGATATTCTTGTTATTTCTTCATCTGGAAACTGCTCATCCAATTCAAAATGTAAACAAGCTTTTCAAGAAtgtaatttaaatatacaaaaattatatcCAGCTGCTTATTCAGCAGATCTAAGGAATATTATCTCGGTATCTAATATCATACAACAATCAAATGGAAATATTGTATTATCACCAGATTCTTGTTACAGCCCCAATTATGTTCATCTTGCTGCACCTGGaggaaatattatttccGCTTTTcctaataataaatatgcTATAAGTAGTGGTACCTCTTTCTCAGCAGCGGTTATTACAGGCCTAGCGTCCTTAGTCTTATCAATAAATTCTAATTTAACCAGTCAACAAGTTAtagaattatttaaaaagtcTATAGTACAAACAAAATCGCTAGAAAATAAGGTAAAATGGGGGGGATTCATAAATGTGTACGATTTGGTAAGATTGACGATAGATAGTTTACCCAAGCACAAAgatgaataa
- a CDS encoding hypothetical protein (conserved Plasmodium protein, unknown function), protein MSINRINKIILCSRIELKTIDKIDFYTEASNNIVKNFCDYFLPQLKYNNFNILYTFNKPEKNAKEKIVLFTRNGETHIINLSLYKYSHQLYERIIYLDKKFLEKH, encoded by the exons atgagtattaatagaataaataaaataatcCTTTGTTCGAGAATTGAACTGAAAACTATAGATAAAATAGATTTTTATACGGAGGCGTCTAATAACATAGTTAA GAATTTTTgtgattattttttaccacaattaaaatataacaatttcaatattttatacacttttaataaaccagaaaaaaatgcaaaagagaaaattgttttatttacaa GAAACGGGGAGACgcatataataaatttgaGTTTATACAAATACAGCCATCAGTTATATGaaagaataatatactTGGACAAGAAGTTTTTAGaaaaacattaa
- a CDS encoding 60S ribosomal protein L4, putative, which translates to MATIRPVANVYSTNGKNVVGEVEIPVVFQTPIRNDLIQSVYTNMSKNRRHPYAVKLGAGYETSAESWGTGRAVARIPRVPGGGTHRAGQGAFGNMCRGGGMFNPTKIWRRWGRKVNLKEKRYAVCSSIAASGVTSLVLARGHRISHLKEVPLVVSNDIESLSKTKEAVNLLVSLGLKDEVNRLVKSKKIRAGKGKMRNRKYKIRNGPLIIYENDNGVKKAFRNIPGVDLCKVTKLNLLKLAPGGSIGRLCIWSESAFKKLDVIYGKIYEKKVTKKNYILPKSIVHNPDIYRIIHSDKVQASLLARKKPCKKRLQNKNSLTNFAVRCRLNPAYKLLRSLAVLRMRKSILEKSKNKKEKRVQKQIQKKELQKINHDYYKGVAKAVKKKKKREEKKAKSKKTANQAVVNVAAEE; encoded by the coding sequence atggCTACCATAAGACCTGTTGCAAATGTTTATAGTACAAATGGAAAGAACGTCGTTGGCGAAGTAGAAATACCAGTCGTTTTTCAAACCCCAATTAGAAATGACTTAATACAAAGCgtatatacaaatatgtCAAAAAATAGGAGGCATCCATATGCTGTTAAATTAGGTGCTGGATATGAAACATCGGCTGAATCATGGGGTACTGGTAGAGCAGTAGCAAGAATTCCAAGAGTTCCAGGTGGAGGTACTCATAGAGCTGGTCAAGGTGCTTTTGGAAATATGTGTAGAGGTGGTGGTATGTTTAACCCAACAAAAATATGGAGAAGATGGGGAAGGAAAGTTAATTTGAAAGAAAAGAGATATGCCGTATGTTCATCTATTGCAGCTAGCGGTGTAACATCATTAGTTTTGGCAAGAGGTCATCGTATATCCCACCTTAAGGAAGTTCCATTAGTTGTTAGCAATGATATTGAATCTCTTTCTAAAACTAAAGAAGCTGTGAACTTGTTAGTTAGTCTTGGATTAAAAGATGAAGTTAATAGATTAGTAAAATCGAAAAAAATTAGAGCAGGAAAAGGTAAAATGAGAAAcagaaaatataaaattagaAATGGTCctcttattatttatgaaaaCGATAATGGTGTAAAGAAAGCTTTTAGAAATATTCCTGGAGTTGATTTATGTAAAGTTACcaaattaaatttattaaaattagCTCCTGGTGGATCTATAGGTAGATTGTGTATATGGAGTGAAAGTgcttttaaaaaattagatGTTATATATGGAAAGATATATGAGAAAAAAGTCActaagaaaaattatattttaccAAAATCTATTGTCCACAATCCTGACATCTATAGAATTATACACAGCGACAAAGTACAAGCAAGCTTATTAGCCAGAAAGAAACCATGCAAAAAGAGATTACAAAACAAAAACTCATTAACCAACTTTGCTGTAAGATGTAGACTTAACCCAGCCTACAAATTATTAAGATCATTGGCTGTTCTTAGGATGAGAAAGAGTATCCTtgaaaaatcaaaaaataaaaaggaaaagagAGTTCAGAAACAAATCCAAAAGAAAGAACTCCAAAAAATTAACCATGACTACTATAAGGGTGTAGCTAAGGCAGttaagaaaaagaaaaagagaGAAGAGAAAAAGGCTAAATCTAAGAAAACTGCTAACCAAGCTGTTGTAAATGTTGCAGCagaagaataa
- a CDS encoding transcription factor 25, putative, with product MSSRLLKKFLKEKTKDEIKKINEEEEEETSSLKLAERKKKKNAFTYLMSSESDDSVISHNTNGDINNDEGKKNIEYTNSTRKQKGNKKNNTFEKNNTFEKNNTFEKNNTFEKNNTFEKNNTFEKNNTFEKNNTFEKNNTFEKNNTFEKRLDNDFETTPNVEEKKKKKKKKKKKKNVDDEISNILNEINKEGKKNNKGRNNLNNHICNHHHTDDNHVYNKINVLQGEEKKYFMNNALDNDKSKNKCHNKNYCNDNCHNHYIHDNNEEESMELQLSTCTHEKYEYCLKLEKNNFDVNVELKRIFGKSFVKENKYIQKSKIKYLKNWIIQDFTTKIVQPPLSMIYKDNQFKIEKNKLYLDAENLFYLLLDTHDIQAMNELLKKYPFHVDTLLVLAEYYNETRNYEVANKFIKMSILLLQNIFHINFNPTFLNKNFNIFINPYIYDNKCVFKSLYMHMLSLENEACTITALEIAKLLCKIDLANDLCSILLRIDNIILKCNLYDFLLYFSFNFIIQNIQSVIPPNTYDQIVTSLMNQQNKIPPKHIESNLLKNNMDNINNINTEIQEHNINNTNVESKHDHNISSNNEMSTNKNQSSTQTNKNSYNSNKQQNTHTSNCNENHILKNNLTSSSQHCDIFTYEQNKQSIIMDGQNKQSIIMDGQNDQSIIMDGQNKPSIIMDGQNKQSIIMDGQNKPSIIMDEQNNIYIFNNYEIRLHFILPNFAFAIPMSLYLKINTLLNLDDIKLIKKDDIINSFSYEECKYLIPHFNISFKCYKSNHQINYTGNQTCQNNIHDTKQNQDNNQNYSLSFCAHLFLIRALLQYPCFLKTFLNYNNFKATKIVKQTIYNYLFQDILAAPPFSNTQQWNQEEYEIVQKIVSCFLEKNNIYYKSEKVITWLHVCSSFIHEMYKDKKVSQEIDEVRKEYCQKIALLDINKYKHVRVGEFKSHNYLLPDFLMEKNRSYTPNVTNTASDYYISLNSNLLIAFFQSLLPWYQVDYNGTNSRPVYFSTLLRTTIDNIKHFFNCE from the exons ATGTCTAGCAGACTACTGAAAAAGTTTTTAAAAGAGAAAACCAAAgatgaaattaaaaaaattaatgaaGAGGAAGAAGAAGAAACTTCATCTTTAAAATTAGCggaaaggaaaaaaaagaaaaatgcTTTCACTTATTTAATGTCATCAGAAAGTGATGACAGTGTAATAAGCCACAATACAAATGgtgatataaataatgatgaagGGAAAAAGAATATTGAATATACGAATTCAACAAGGAAacaaaaaggaaataaaaaaaataatacatttgaaaaaaataatacatttgaaaaaaataatacatttgaaaaaaataatacattcgaaaaaaataatacattcgaaaaaaataatacatttgaaaaaaataatacatttgaaaaaaataatacatttgaaaaaaataatacattcgaaaaaaataatacattcGAAAAACGACTTGATAACGATTTTGAAACAACCCCAAATGTggaagagaaaaaaaagaaaaagaaaaagaaaaaaaaaaaaaaaaatgtggATGATGAAATATccaatatattaaatgaaataaataaagaagggaaaaaaaataacaaaggaagaaataatttaaataatcatatatgTAATCATCATCATACAGATGATAATCATgtatataacaaaattaatGTTTTACAAGGTgaagagaaaaaatattttatgaacAATGCTTTAGATAATGACAAAAGTAAGAATAAATgtcataataaaaattattgtaatgataattgtcataatcattatattcatgataataatgaagagGAATCCATGGAGCTTCAACTTTCTACATGCACAcatgaaaaatatgaatactgcttaaaattagaaaaaaacaatttcGATGTTAATGtagaattaaaaagaatatttgGTAAAAGTTTTgttaaagaaaataagTATATTCAGAAAAgcaaaataaaatatttgaagAATTGGATAATTCAAGATTTTACAACAAAAATAGTTCAACCACCTTTATCtatgatatataaagataatcAATTTAAgattgaaaaaaataaattatatttagatgctgaaaatttattttatttattattagatACTCATGATATACAAGCAATGAATGAATTACTCAAAAAATATCCATTTCATGTTGATACATTACTTGTACTAGCcgaatattataatgaaacCAGAAACTATGAAGTTGctaataaatttattaaaatgtctattttattgttacaaaatatttttcatattaattTCAACCCAAcctttttaaataaaaattttaatatttttattaatccatatatatatgataataaatgtGTATTCAAATCTTTGTATATGCATATGCTATCATTAGAAAATGAAGCTTGTACAATTACAGCATTAGAAATCGCAAAACTTTTATGTAAAATAGATCTAGCAAATGATTTATGTagtatattattaagaatcgataatattattttgaaatgtaatttatatgatttccttttatatttctcctttaattttataatacaaaatatcCAATCTGTAATACCACCTAACACATATGATCAAATAGTAACCTCCTTAATGAACcaacaaaataaaatccCGCCGAAGCACATCGAAAGCAACCTACTTAAAAATAACatggataatataaataatattaatacagAAATTCAagaacataatataaataacacGAATGTAGAATCCAAACatgatcataatatttcttcAAATAATGAAATGTCAACAAACAAAAATCAATCATCTACacaaacaaataaaaattcctataattcaaataaaCAACAAAATACACATACAAGTAATTGTAATgaaaatcatatattaaaaaataatttgaCATCTTCATCACAACATTGtgatatttttacatatgAACAAAACAAACAATCTATTATTATGGATGGACAAAACAAACAATCTATTATTATGGACGGACAAAACGACCAATCTATTATTATGGATGGACAAAACAAACCATCTATTATTATGGATGGACAAAACAAACAATCTATTATTATGGATGGACAAAACAAACCATCTATTATTATGGATGAAcaaaacaatatatatatttttaataactATGAAATTAGATTACATTTCATACTTCCAAATTTTGCTTTTGCTATACCAATgtctttatatttaaaaattaatactCTTCTTAATCTTGACGACATCAAACTTATTAAAAAGGatgatataattaattCTTTCTCATATGAAGAATGTAAATATTTGATTCcacattttaatataagttttaaatgttataaatcgaatcatcaaataaattatacTGGAAATCAAACATGTCAAAACAACATACATGATACAAAACAAAATCAAGATAATAACCAAAATTATTCACTTTCCTTCTGTGCAcatttgtttttaattaGAGCACTCCTACAGTATCCTTGCTTTTTAAAAACCTTTcttaattataataatttcaaGGCAACAAAAATTGTAAAACAAACAATCTATAATTATCTATTCCAGGATATATTAGCAGCTCCTCCGTTTTCAAATACCCAACAATGGAACCAGGAAGAATATGAAATTGTACAAAAAATTGTATCGTGctttttagaaaaaaataatatttattataaatcaGAAAAAGTTATAACCTGGTTACATGTGTGCAGTAGTTTCATCCACGAGATGTACAAAGACAAAAAGG tATCTCAAGAAATTGACGAGGTAAGAAAAGAGTACTGCCAAAAGATTGCATTAttagatataaataaatataaacatgtTAGAGTTGGAGAATTCAAATCGCACAATTATTTACTCCCTGATTTTTtaatggaaaaaaatagatCATATACACCAAACGTAACTAACACAGCATCagattattatatttctttaaataGCAATTTGTTAATAGCCTTTTTTCAGAGTTTGCTACCTTGGTATCAAGTAGATTATAATG GTACAAACTCCAGACCTGTCTATTTCTCAACGTTATTAAGAACAACCATAGATAATATCAAgcatttttttaattgtgaataa